CTTTCCGTAGGCTAAGAAAGGCTAAGAAGACCGGGtaaaaagggtgagagaggGGGAAGCGAGGTGCGCCCTACATGGACTTTGCTACTTACAATTACgtcctcattctcattaatgtactgcatggaatttgctacttacgttctcgttcatttccatttgtaattagTTCAGACCAAGCACTCCGAACTTATCATCAAGGACACGGCATCGCTTGCTTACAGACTAAGCACTTCCTTCTACGTACCTTTCCAAATGTAATTAGTTCAGTTCATGCAAACGAATTCAGCGTTTTCCATATAAGTCTATATCGTGCAAGctaaaatgtcccaaaaaagtgtggtacgacaattggatttctatgatggagaattggaaatCATTCCGCATTACGGTGGGTGCACCGATCTTCTAGATTCGAGTCTTTGAGTCCTACCCGTCCTTGATGACAATCCCAATAGCAATGAGCAAGATTATATGTGTTCGTTATTTGCGGGTCGCTTAatgccaatcccaatagcaacaAGCAAGATTTTATGTGTTCATTGTTTGTATGTAGtgtaattcattcaaatttgatagctacaagtcaaaagagtttTAACATACGCAAATTAGTTCAACTTATGTGGGGAGACAATGTTGCACATGATACGAATTAGACAAGAGTTACATATGAATACAACGCTTTTGACATAGCCTATGGACAAAGTATGATCCAAGACTGTCCGTGTCACGCGCAAGGGCTTTGTTGCGGACAGCCTTGATCGATCTTTACCGCTTCTCTCGATGGTTAAGCGAATCTTTGGCAAGATTTGAAACCTTGTTGTCCGCGGTGGCTTCACGGCTTGCCGGGGAATCGGTTGCGGCGCCACTATTAGGCGATGTTCTTGTTGCTCGGCTGCTGTTTCCGACGCCGGGCATGCCAAGCTCAATGTCGGTGATGGGATAGCTCCCGCCGCAGAATTCCGAGCTGTTCGGTTCTTGACCTCTCGGGAAAGATTTCGCGGGCTATCAGGTTCAGCAAGTCTGGGTCTCTTGAATGGACAGGCCCGCGTGTCTTTTCTCGCGGATGAAGTCCCCTTCGAGTGTTCGTACGGACGCTTTCACTCCATGAACCATTCGTGAATCGTGCACGATCCGTCCATGCGCAATACGGGGGAAGATTCttgcacgaccaatgcacgaccaatgcacgaccagtgcacgaccaatgcacgaccaatgcacgaccagtGACCAAATCTTGATCCATGCTTGGCCAGCCCCCGCACAACCCGGAGTTGTTCACCTACTCCGTGTCAGGTAGCCATGCTgaccctgatcttgcttctgacatgTGCCCCTGAACAACCTGGAGTTGAAGCCACACGcgtgaatggggtgatcaccgtgcaacGACGTACTGATGCACCTaagccaaaagagttcaagggctcaCAAAAGGCGAAGGACGTTGAAGAGGTGGTCATGGAGATGGGCCACCCCGGCGGTGGTCAAGGGAACGGCGTCAAAGGGCTGGCGAGTTGCCCCCTCCAAAAATTGCTCGGGATTCATGccgagaaacttgagatattCCGCAATGTGCTGATTCAGCACCTCCATCTTCGTGGCGGCACATTGATCTCCCTCCATTGGACTGCAGAATGCTTAGAATGCTTCGTCTCTCGCTCTCCTTTTATAGGAGGGAAGTGGCGGCAGCTCTCcagcaatgttcatctttctctcctctccggcgttgctcaccttgtttcctctttcacgCTGCTTGCTGCTTTCCGTAGGCTAAGAAAGGCTAAGAAGACCGGtaaaaagggtgagagaggGGGGGAAGCGAGGTGCGCCCTACATGAACTTTGCTACTTACGATTACgtcctcattctcattaatgtacgcatggaatttgctacttacgtctcgttcatttccatttgtaattagTTCGGACCAAGCACTCGAACTTATCATCAAGGTCACGGCATCGCTTGCTTACGAGACTAAGCACTTCCTTCTACGTACCTTTCCAAATGTAATTAGTTCAGTTCATGCAAACGAATTGAGCGTTTTCCATATAAGTCTACATCGTGCAAGctaaaatgtcccaaaaaagTGTGGTGCGACAATTGGAGTTCtatgatggagaattggaaatCCTTCCGCATTACTGGTGGGTGCACTGATCTTCTAGATTCGAGTCTTTGAGTCCTACCCCGTCGCttgatgccaatcccaatagcaacgagcaagataATATGTGTTCGTTATTTGCGTGTAGCTcgatgccaatcccaatagcaacgagcaagattttatgtgttcgTTGTTTGTATGTGGTGcaattcattcaaatttgatagctacaagtcaaaagagtttTAACATACGCAAATTAGTTCAACTTATGTGGGGAGACAATGTTGCACATGATACAGATTAGACAAGAGTTACATATGAATACAACGCTTTTGACATAGCCTATGGACGAAGTATCATCCAAGTCCGTCCGTGTCACGTGCAAGGGCTTTGTTGCGGACAGCCTTGATCGATCTTTACCGCTTCTCTCGATGGTTAAGCGAATCtttggcaagatttgaacacttgTTGTCCACGGTGGCTTCACGGCTTGCCGGGAACCGGTGCGCGCCACTATTAGGCGATGTTCTTGTTGCTCGGGTGCTGTTTCCGACGCCGGGCATGCCAAGCTCAATGTCAGTGATGGGATAGCTCCCGCCGTGGAATTCGAGCTGTTCGGTTCTTGACCTCTCGGGGAAAGATTTCGCTAGCTATCAGGTTCAACAAGTGTGGGTCTCTTGCCTGGACAGGCCCGCGTGTCTTCTCTCGCGGATGAAGTCCCCTTCGAGCGTTCGTACGGACGCTTTCAGTCCATGAACCATTCGTGAATCGTGCACGATCCGTCCATGCGCAATACGGGGAAGATTCTCCGACCAATGCACGACCGGTGCACGACCAGTGCACGACCATTGCACGACCAATGCATAACCAGTGACCAAATCTTGATCCATGCTCGGCCAACCCCCGCACAACCTGGAGTTGTTCACCTACTCCATGTCAGGTAGCCATGCTGACCCTGATCTTGCTTCGACATGTGCCCCGCACAACCCGGGAGTTGAAGCCACACGcgtgaatggggtgatcaccgtgcaaccACGTCCGATGCACCTaagccaaaagagttcaagggctcaCAAGAGGGGAAGGACGTTGAAGAGGTGGTCATGGAGATGGGCCACCCAAGCGGTGGTCAAGGAACGGCGTCAAAGGGCTGGCGAGTTGCCCTCTCCAAAAACTGCTCGGGATTGATGCCAAGAAACTTGAGATATTGCGCAATGTGCTGATTCAGAACCTCCATCTTCGCGGCGGCACATTGATCTCCCTCCATTGGACTGCAGAATGTTTAGAATGTTTCGTCTCTCGCTCTCCTTTTATAGGAGGGAAGTGGCGGCAGCTCTCcagcaatgttcatctttctctcctctccagcgttgctcaccttgtttcctctttcacgCCTGTTGCTGCTTTCCGTAGGCTAAGAAAGGCTGAGAAGACCGGGTAAAATGGGTGAGAGAGGAGGAAGCGAGGTGCGCCCTACATGGACTTTGCTACTTACGATTACgtcctcattctcattaatgtattgcatggaatttgctacttacgttctcgttcatttccatttgtaattagTTCAAACCAAGCACTCCGAACTTATCATCAAGGTCACGGCATCGCTTGCTTACAGACTAAGCACTTCCTTCTACGTACCTTTCCAAATGTAATTAGTTCAGTTCATGCAAACGAATTGAGCGTTTTCCATAAAAGTCTACATCGTGCAAGCTAAAATGTCCTAAAAAAGTGTGGTACGACAATTGGATTTCtatgatggagaattggaaatCCTTCCGCATTACCGGTGGGTGCACTGATCTTCTAGATTCGAGTCTTTGAGTCCTACCCCGTCGCttgatgccaatcccaatagcaacgagcaagattatatGTGTTCGTTATTTGCGTGTCGCTcgatgccaatcccaatagcaacgagcaagattttatgtgttcgTTGTTTGTATGTGGtgtaattcattcaaatttgatagctacaagtcaaaagagtttTAACATACGCAAATTAGTTCAACTTATGTGGGGAGACAATGTTGCACATGATACAGATTAAACAAGAGTTACATATGAATACCATGCTTTTGACATAGCGTATGGACGAAGTATGATCCAAGACCGTCCGTGTCACGCGCAAGGGCTTTGTTGCGGACAGCCTTGATCGATCTTTACCGCTTCTCTCGATTGTTAAGCGAATCTTGggcaagatttgaacacttgTTGTCCGCGGTGGCTTCACGGCTTGCCGGGGAACCGATTGCGCGCCACTATTAGGCGCCTGTTCTTGTTGCTCGGGAGTCTTTGTTTCCGACGCCGGGCATGCCAACCTCAATATCGGCGATGGGATAGCTCCGCCGTAGAATTCGAGCTGTTCGGTTCTTGACCTCTCGGGCAAAGATTTTTTGCGGGCTATCGGGTTCAGCAAGTCCGGGTCTCTTAATTTGGACAGGCCGCGTGTCTTCTCTCACGGATGAAGTCCCCTTCCGAGTGTTCGTACGGACGCTTTCAGTCCATGAACCATTCGTGAATCGTGCACGATCCGTCCATGCGCATTACGGGGAAGATTCTGCACGACCAATGCAAgaccaatgcacgaccagtgcacgaccattgcacgaccaatgcacgaccgGTGACCAAATCTTGATCCATGCTCGGCTAGCCCCGCACAACCCGGGAGTTGTTCACCTACTCCATGTCAGGTAGCCATGCTGACcttgatcttgcttctgacatgTGCCCCTGCACAACCTGGAGTTGAAGCCACACGCATGAATGGGGTTATCACCGTGCAACCACGTAATGATGCACCTaagccaaaagagttcaagggctcaCAAGAGGCGAACGACGTTGAAGAGGTGGTCGTGGAGATGGGCCACCCAGGCGGTGGTCAAGGAACGGCGTCAAAGGGCGGCGAGTTGCCCCCTCCAAAGCGCTCGGGATTGATGCCGAGAAACTTCAGATATTCCGCAATGTGCTGATTAAGCACCTCCATCTTGGCGGCGGCACATTGATCTCCCTCCATTGGACTGCAGAATGCTTAGAATGCTTCGTCTCTCGCTCTCCTTTTATAGGAGGGAAGTGGCGGCAGCTCTCCAaagcaatgttcatctttctctctctctcggcgttgctcaccttgtttcctctttcacgCTGCTTCTGCTTTCCGTAGGCTAAGAAAGGCTGAGAAGACCTGGtaaaaagggtgagagaggGGGAAGCGAGGTGCGCCCTACATGGACTTTTCTACTTACAGTTACgtcctcattctcattaatgtaCTGCATGGAAGTTGCTACTTACGTTCTcgttcatttccatttgtaattagTTCAAACCAAGCACTCCGAACTTATCATCAAGGTCACGGCATCGCTTTCTTACAGACTAAGCACTTCCTTCTACGTACCTTTCCAAATGTAATTAGTTCAGTTCATGCAAACGGTGAGCGTTTTCCATATAAGTCTACATCGTGCAAGctaaaatgtcccaaaaaagtgtggtacgacaattggatttctatgatggagaattggaaatCCTTCCTCATTACCGGTGGGTGCACCGATCTTCTAGATTCGAGTCTTTGAGTCCTACCCCGTCGCttgatgccaatcccaatagcaacgagcaagattatatGTGTTCGTTATTTGCGTGTCGCTcgatgccaatcccaatagcaacgagcaagattttatgtgttcgTTGTTTGTATGTGGtgtaattcattcaaatttgatagctacaagtcaaaagagtttTAACATACGCAAATCAGTTCAACTTATGTGGGGAGACAATGTTGCACAAGATACAGATTAGACAAGAGTTACATATGAATACAACGCTTTTGACATAGCCTATGGACGAAGTATGATCCAAGACCGTCCATGTCACGCGCAAGGGCTTTGTTGCGGACAGCCTTGATCGATCTTTACCGCTTCTCTCGATGGTTAAGCGAATCtttggcaagatttgaacacttgTTGTCCGTGGTGGCTTCACAGCTTGCCGGGGAACCGGTTGCGGCGCCACTATTAGGCGTTGTTCTTGTTGCTCGGGTCAACCTcaccagtggccggcgaggctgccgTCGCTAGATCTGGCGCGGCTTGACCTCATCATCCTCGCTCGAGGGGTCACAAGCGTATGTGAGTCGCGGACAAGCCACAGTGCACggagaggggaggagggagggtaggagagagagagagagagagagagagagagagagagagagagagacaagccACGGGGTGGCACAGTGGGGGTGATCGGGCAGCGGCAGCGATGGCTCGCTAGAGATCGGCGGCCTAGTGATCGCGCGGGGGAGGTGCTCTATTCACGCTTGGGTTGTTCGTGgataagagagagggagagagagcgcggTGGGTGTTagatggcgaggtcgagccgcgccagatctggcgagggtagcctcgctggccactagcgaggctcctTGCGCAAGGACGGCGAAGCTCGCCTTCACCATTGGTCaacgagggcaagcctcgctagctagaggaagaaaaatgtggggaaaaaattaaaaagaaaaaaaagtcaaaaaaaaaaaaaattcaaaaaaaaatattaaaaaatattaaaaaattaccacatcAGCCTTCGTTGGCCAAGTGTCCCCGGTTAGCATCCATGTGAATGTCGATAGGCCAATTTTGGTCtgatggactgaattagcataattataaaatgtttaagactaaattggtaaaaaaaattaggactgaattggcatagttgcaataggtttatgactttttaaagtAATTCTCCCTTACTGGGTGCATTGATCTTCTAAATTCGAGTCTTTGAATTCCTCCCCCGTCACTTGATGCCAATCCCGATAGCAATGAGCAAGATTATACATGTTCGTTATTCGTTTGTCGCTCGACGCCAATCtcaatagcaacgagcaagatttatgtgttaattatttgtatgtcgtgtaattcattcaaatttgatagaCACAAGTCAAAGGCGTTTTAAAATACGCAAATTTGTTCAACTTatgtagaaaaaaatagaaaggggAGACAGTGGGGCACATGATACAGATTAGACAAGAGTTACATATGAATTCAACGCTTTCCTTAAACATCATAGCAAAGGATGCAGGAAAGTTCCTCCGAGAAAACGGAACCAGTCTTGCATATTATCTTTACGAGTTTTGACCATACAATTGAACAAAAATGAAGCCAACTAAGGTCTAATACTTAGATCCAGAAAGCGAAGAAAAGTAACaattttcttctataaaaacaaaaatgaagaaaatgggagAGTTGGACTTGCGCTGTGTGGGGTGCATGTGACAACGTTTCTATTCCGGAGAActatttattttcagaaatagttttttttttaatttctattccggaaacaatttttgagtaaaataaagtgtttggtaattatacaaaatttctattattggaatagaaaaagaatagaaatgcgtttggtaaaaatttataaattttatatttatttatttttcttcttactcacggaccgTCGATCGCCGCTCGCCACCGCACGGCCATCGCACGCATGATCTTGCTGCACGACCATCGCACGACCGCTGCACGACCGTCACATAACCGTCAACTATCGCTGCCGACCACCACCACGGGATTGCTACCCACAGACCCCCTTTGGCCAAGGGAGGGGGAAGTACTGGTGAGCTGTGGGCGGCGATCCTGCGGTGGCGGTGGGCAATGAATATCGGCGGTTGTGCAATGGCAGGCGGCAATCCTACGGTGGTTGGTGACGGCAGGCTGCTGGTGGATGGTGGCGGTTGTCGGCCGAAGGGTTGTGAACGGCGGCTGGTGGGCTATTGGTGGTGGCAACCATTGCCGGCAGTCACCAGCGGTCGGCTGCCAAAGGTGGCCGCGGGTAGTAAGAGGTGGCCAACGGTTGGCAAGCGACCGGCAATGGccgcaacaagaaagaagaacaaaagaaaaaaaaagaaaaaaaaaacttatttctagaaattgttcccgagaacaagaagctactttttttcttgtttttgtttcaaatatattcATTCCCAgccatttttctattccgagaatagaaaaatgagtTTGCATTACTACacagatttatgttcttttttttttttggttccgaggaacaaaagagCAATAAtcaagagaaatagaaatgttaccatgcatGCCCGTATTATCTCTGCGAAATATTTTCCCTAGAAATGGGTTTCTTTGCAACAGAAGTGGACATCCTTTAgatataaaagggaaaaaagaaacttgaattttcactgattttattttttcttagcTATACAAATTATAAAACCTTTCCTTGCACTTGTATCTCTAACAGGAGCACAACAAGGTTAAAGGCATTACCAACCCCAGAAAAACTAATCCGGAAATACGATGTCGAATGTTGCATTGTTTCCAAATGGCTGGATCGTCACAACTTTCGCGTCTTTGTAATCTCCTTTTTGGATAATCGGATAGTCCGTGCAATCGAGCATGAGTTGTAAATCCGACACCTTACCAGGGTACAACCTTAGGAGCTGCAAAATCCCCCAAATTGTGAACACATCCCTTGTTTGGAACAAGTTGTCTTTACTTCTCACATGCCTCAAGGTACGAGTTCTCGTTCCGATGTTTTGTAGGATAGTTTGTCTGACAGATCTGCGGCACGGTGGCGGCGCAGATCTGTGAAATTTCGGGAGAAACTTCTGTGGCTTTTCGTTGCGGGAGTCTTGAAAATCAACAGACCCGTGAAAGTAGACCACAAGTTATAGAGAGGAATTGAAAACAAAGTTGCTGGATTAGTACAAACATAGCATGATGTTGACCATTGGCAATTTGGCGACATATTGAAGTTGAGCAACTTTGTAGAAGTGGCTTCGCTAGCTCTAGTGTTTGTGTAGAGATTAAATCATCACGCGCGTCATTTTCATAACATAAATCGATCTAGACATTTTGGGATGGAATTCATGAACttattctttaattgcatgTGAAATATATGTGCACTATGATAAGACTTTATATTGCGCCCCTTGATCCATCAGTTTGTAAACTAATCAAGATCTAACATGCCATGTGTGTATGATACATTCCGTGCAATATTGGGAGGAGCTACAGAGGGGCACTGATTGCAAATAAGTAATCTCTCTATATATGGTGAGTTATTgtgacaaaacataaaaaaacgTATGTATTGTTATCCATTTCGTTTATGGTTCGCTCCAAAACTAGCACCAGGAATCTATCATTCACATACTACATCCACGAAACAGAGCCtcaaactaaaataaataaataaatggaactGAAAGGGGTTCATGTTCTACAACcaccacaaaaacaaaaatgtgtaAAACCTAGCACTTAACTGCTTCCCCGATCGATGATTTTTAAGAATTAAAGTTGGCACTCATCCGACACCTCAAACTTGCGGTCAACCAACCGGCCAGCGACGTACAAGGTCACCCCCGTCTAATGGATGAAATTGGGGGATTTTGAATCCTAAATCATACTTTACTTCGTtttgaaaaagctaaaatttcATGTGGAGCAGTAGGTAAATAAAACATCTAAAATTTCATGTGGAgcaattggtaaaaaaaaacaTCGTAAAATTACAGTACTCCATGTAAGAATTATAAAGGCCTCtaggattcgaactcctcctcTTCGTGAGGAGGAGAGAACCCAAGCCAATTGCGCCGCTGCAGACAGTGATTACAACAATTACATTTTTGATTTTATAACTATAAAGAAATAGATAGACTTTTATGGCATACCGAGTAGCGAATTAAATTTTGCATAtgaatatgcaatttaaatgcGTGCCTAGTATAGGTTACCGAATTCAATGCAGGTCAAGAAACTCCAAACACCAATTGAGTGCATTTCTGCATATTACGAGAGATTATGGATCACGCGATACATTTGAAGAGTAACGTCTAATTTTAAGCTGATATTGATATGTTTGTGAAATCTTTTTTTAGGTGGaaggaaatttttatttcagtttTATCGGTCGTTCAAATGTGGATTATGAATAATGCGAAGAGATATGGAGAGATAATTTCGAGTGGGAATTTCCATAAATATAAAGACTGAGCATAATATTCAAAACTATTAACGCATCTTtcattccttctccttcttcatctttctcctctgccaggatccaaaagaagaagaagaagaagaagaagaagatggagtggGAAGCTTACTATGAAGATTACTTGATGTTCAAGAAGATGTGCACGAGGGATGAAGACCCCGCCAGGGCCACCACCGTGAAACAAGCTGCTGCCATCATCGGCCAAGACGGGAATGTCTGGGCCCAGACCACCAATTTCCCCAAGGTTCAGTCCtctcctcatcatcatcttcttccatcttcctcttttcaatttcaattgtTGTGCCGCCTGTGCGATCTCGGTTCCCTGTTCTGGTTTTGATCAAACAGGGGAAATGCAACGTTTGATCACTCGCGAAATCATGATTGCTCTTCTTCCATTTGATAAAACTTCTTTGTTATTGGTCGGTTGCATGTAAGCGATTTGATTAATAAGGAGTAAATACAAATTGGACGGTATTCAGAATCATGGCCCCGGATTTCTCTGTTCTGCAGCTTACGATTGAAGAGAGAATCGCCATCATGCGCGAATTCGATGAACCTGGGATGCTCACTACCATCGGACTCTACCTTGGCGGCACCAAGTACGTGGTGATCGGAGTCAAACCTGGTGATGTTATTCGGGCACATAAGGTGAATCAGCTTGTTCCCTCACGCCTTTTTGTCATATTTGCTGGACGGAATATCCACCGCCACACCCATCCAACGGATAGCAGCAACTACTCGCTCGATACATGAACATACCTCTGATAGGAGAAATGTCCCATTTAGAGAACAAATGAGATCTGGTTTTTAGTGTACGCGAAACAAACACGATATCTCAGACCAAAAGACCACCTACCGATCCTATTAATGGTCAGGCGGTCAATTCAAGTTGGCGTGGCAGCGCATCATTAGGATGATGGATAACTCCACATGCTGCTTCTAGCACGCCACCCCAGCACATGGTCATCTCCATTCAGAGTCTCCGACAACATAAGATACTCTGCCTCAGACAGGAACTACAGAGTCATACCCCATTCTTTGAGGATGAGCCTCAAGGGCTTTTGTTTCATTGGCTGTATTGCTGTCTCAGTAGTAATCTTTTTGCTGCATTTGTCACTGTGCTGAAGCTACCCCTTCCTCTCCCCCTGCACATACCGTCTAAGTTTCCTTTTCGGTGCTCTAACCAATGCCGCATACAGTACTCCTATAACCTCACCCTATCTCCTAATTCTTCTTGAGAATCTTCCCAATATTCTCGACACACTCTTTGTTCAATAACCAACTTCTGCGAGGAAATTCTTAAACCATCCTAATGATGATCGTTTCAGCTTGAATATGCAACAGCTCTATGATTAGtcaagcaaagaaaaggaaattgtcTAAATGACACTGTGGTTGCTGCTTTGGGTACATTCTTTTGATAGGTTAGGCAGCAATTGGCATTGGACATAAGTGGCTATGCTCGTGATTATAGGTTTTACCTTTTAAAAGTATGATCAAATCAGTGCCGGCTTCGACTTTTCTTTGCTTGCTCTGAAAAGCTAGTTTCCTCAACTATTTTGTCTCCAACAGCTTGCAGCACGAGGCGTAAATAATTCTGCACTTTGCAGTTGCTTGTAGGATGCGTACTTCTAGTAATCGATAGCTTCACTCCCGTCACCTAGTTGTTCTTATTTGATTTCAGTGGCCTCAAGGTGTGACCATCAAGAAGACAGGTGCGGCCTTGGTCATTGGCATCTATAGCAACCATGCAACTTCTAATATGTGCAACGTGATTGTTGAGAGGGTGGGTGATGACTTAATCAAGCGGGGCTATTAGGCACGTCCGATTGCATCATTCCTTCCCATCTGGAATCTTTGCATTCTCTCGATGCAAGTATATAGATCAGATCGGGATGCTTGGAGTTGATGCACTTTTTCATTGGACGACATGGAAATCTCAAGTGCAAGAAAGGTTGTTTGGTTTGTAAATGGACTTAGACACCTGccgtttctttatttcttttattaaaccTTTGCCGAGGAAGCTGGTGTTCCACTCCTGGAAGCTATTTGACGACTAATCAAAATACTTCAACTGTAAATGCTGATTCAAATTCCTACTAGTGAACGTCAAAGGGAAATGGTGACCGGTGATTGATTGGACGAGTCTCTGTCTGCTCAGGAAAATGTGCTCTACCTCTTTTTCTATCATTCGTCTCAGCTTTCTTTCAGTATCCGATCACCTGCAATTCATGGGCACTGAGTACTCCGTGCGAGGACAATAATCCTGCGTGATTCATCATTGTGAATAGACCTCGCTGCGACTGGAGTCTGGCTTCTTGGAGGCGCCAAGTACATGGCAATTAACTTTGTTGTCACCTCCTTTTTTTTGTCCTAGCACTAGTATACTATTATTTTAGCCGCtgctatttatatatataaaaaaagaaaaaaaagtctttattatttttgtatcgCAGTTTTCCAAGACACGATTTCCAAGAGTAGGCACGTAAATTTCTACGGGACATCCGCATGTGAATCATTACCAACTGGCTAGCGACGTACAAGGTTACTATCGTTTAATGGATGAAATTGGTGGGATTTTGAATCCTAATTTATACTTTACTTCATATTGAAAGTTCATGTGGAGAagtaggtaaaaaaaaaagtcgtaaAATTAGAttaccattgcaatcaactgTGAATATACTTAATACTATATATCAGTGCACATATAAACGATattcactttggtgagataatTTTTGTACAAATGCTTTCTTTGATatcagaaattttttcaatggatcacctaattttaaaaatggttACAATACAATTAGGCTTTTTATCCGAGTacttaattgaattttgcatATGAATATGCAATATAAATGCGTGCTTGATACAGGTTACCGAATTCAATGTGGGGCAAGAAACTTCAAACACCCATTGAGCATTTCCGCATATTACAAGGGATTATCGATCACGTGATACGTTTGAAGAGCAACatctaatataaatttaatgatgaGTGAACAAACTTTAGTCGTATCTTTTAAGCCGATATTGATGTGTTTGTGAAATCTTTTTTTAGGAGGAAGGAAATAATGTGGATTATGAATAATACGAAGAGATATGGAGAGATAATTTCGAGTGGgaatttccataaaaataaagattgaGCATAATATTCAAAACTATTAACGCATCTTTCATTCCATCTCCTTCGttctccttcttcatcttcatctttctccTCTGCCAGgatccaagaagaagaagatgatggagtgGGAAGCTTACTATGAAGATTACTTGATGTTCAAGAAGATGAGCACGAGAAATGAAGAAGCCGCCACCACTTATCAAGCCGTTGCCATCATCGGCCAAGACGGGAATGTTTGGGCCCAGACCTCCGATTTCCCCCCAGGTTCGATCCTCTCCTCATCATCACCTTCTTCCATCTTCTCCAATTTCAATTGTTTTGCTGCCTGTGTTATCCAGTCGTGAATTCTCTTGTTGTGGC
The sequence above is drawn from the Eucalyptus grandis isolate ANBG69807.140 chromosome 11, ASM1654582v1, whole genome shotgun sequence genome and encodes:
- the LOC120290056 gene encoding profilin-1-like — its product is MFKKMCTRDEDPARATTVKQAAAIIGQDGNVWAQTTNFPKLTIEERIAIMREFDEPGMLTTIGLYLGGTKYVVIGVKPGDVIRAHKWPQGVTIKKTGAALVIGIYSNHATSNMCNVIVERVGDDLIKRGY